One window of Oligoflexus sp. genomic DNA carries:
- a CDS encoding transporter substrate-binding domain-containing protein, translated as MKLFIGLAILLSSSTWVGAQTRPVVKLQADVWCPFNCKDTDANPGYMIEIAKIAFDSIKMDVEYKNISWNTAIDRGRKGLINGIVGAARSDAPDFIFTSTTLGKTKNCFFTQPSSTWKFDGPNSLKKIKVGVIEGYTYGEPFETYVSSYFKAKEEESKAKGKTEAKKEFDVNSPIQAVPGDQSLILNVKKLNAKRIDAFVEETSVMKNHLHVNKLAPDTFRNAGCLNPDDVTIALSPKEPKAKDYAKLLSNTVVAMRKDGRLKSLLTKYGISDWEN; from the coding sequence ATGAAGCTTTTCATTGGCCTGGCTATTCTTTTAAGCTCGTCTACCTGGGTTGGCGCCCAGACTCGGCCCGTCGTGAAACTGCAGGCTGATGTCTGGTGTCCTTTCAATTGCAAGGACACAGATGCCAATCCAGGTTATATGATCGAGATCGCGAAGATTGCTTTCGACAGCATCAAGATGGATGTTGAGTATAAAAATATTAGCTGGAACACTGCCATCGACAGAGGTCGAAAAGGGCTTATAAACGGTATCGTGGGAGCTGCTCGCTCGGATGCTCCTGATTTTATATTTACGTCCACCACACTGGGGAAAACCAAAAATTGCTTTTTCACCCAACCTTCTTCTACCTGGAAGTTTGACGGTCCCAATTCCCTCAAAAAGATCAAAGTCGGCGTCATAGAAGGCTATACCTATGGAGAACCATTCGAGACATACGTGTCCAGTTATTTCAAGGCCAAGGAAGAGGAAAGCAAGGCCAAAGGTAAAACTGAGGCCAAGAAAGAGTTTGATGTAAATAGTCCCATCCAGGCAGTACCCGGTGATCAGTCGTTGATTCTGAACGTTAAGAAGCTGAATGCGAAGCGAATTGATGCGTTCGTGGAAGAGACAAGCGTTATGAAAAATCACCTGCACGTAAATAAACTGGCACCAGATACCTTCAGAAACGCGGGCTGTTTGAATCCTGATGACGTCACTATCGCCTTAAGCCCTAAGGAACCGAAGGCAAAAGACTATGCTAAGCTCCTGTCAAATACCGTGGTGGCCATGAGGAAAGACGGTCGACTCAAGTCCCTCCTCACGAAATATGGTATCAGCGATTGGGAGAACTGA
- a CDS encoding MFS transporter: MALTRWRECGYAAAEGGLSATETFIRLHFLFYLTNELLLQPAVAGLLVSMGVLWDGVIDPIAGWLSDRTRTRWGRRTPYLLLGLVLLPLLLAALFLPQLKTMQGLGQVLAIGGLYLLLNTAMTLIGVPHAALGGDLSRDEASRNRIFAWRYFFTTIGLLTGIAVPGFFMSRLGNSWGAYWQSAAVLGAFVVFCTLATVVASARADRAIEVTQNPHQHNPLAMVRGLIRNRPFLILITAFILATIGQAINSSLALYYYRLYLQLPEKAIEQVLVLFTLIIIASIIGWNLLSRRFEKVRLLAGGVGLMGLSGSIAYPLMQPHEMQGPLVMAVIGGVLLGSVFLLEVMVTDAVDYGAVRTGNADYGSYFGLWKLGTKIARAIAIGLSGFLLEAIGFVPGTPPSSETLRGLAILFGPGVGLFFIAGAILVLYYPLRQAKVIQLQRILQKRRFRIS; the protein is encoded by the coding sequence ATGGCACTGACGCGCTGGCGGGAGTGTGGTTATGCCGCCGCAGAAGGCGGCCTTTCGGCAACAGAAACGTTCATTCGTTTGCATTTTCTTTTCTATCTGACCAATGAACTGCTCCTCCAGCCGGCCGTGGCCGGCCTCCTTGTTTCCATGGGCGTGCTCTGGGATGGGGTCATTGACCCGATCGCGGGCTGGCTCTCCGATCGCACCAGGACCCGCTGGGGCCGCCGCACCCCTTACCTCCTCCTGGGCCTCGTCCTTCTGCCTTTGCTCCTTGCGGCCCTGTTTTTGCCTCAACTCAAGACCATGCAGGGCCTGGGTCAAGTCCTGGCCATCGGCGGGCTTTATTTGCTCCTGAATACAGCCATGACGCTGATTGGTGTCCCGCATGCTGCTTTGGGTGGGGATCTCAGTCGCGACGAGGCGAGCCGAAACCGCATCTTTGCCTGGCGTTATTTCTTTACAACGATCGGTCTGCTCACGGGAATCGCGGTCCCCGGTTTTTTCATGTCACGGCTTGGGAATTCATGGGGTGCTTATTGGCAAAGTGCGGCCGTTTTGGGTGCCTTTGTGGTGTTCTGCACGCTGGCGACCGTGGTGGCCAGTGCGCGGGCCGATCGCGCGATCGAAGTCACGCAGAATCCCCATCAGCATAATCCGCTGGCCATGGTGCGGGGGCTGATTCGCAATCGGCCCTTTTTAATACTGATCACGGCTTTTATTCTGGCGACCATTGGCCAGGCCATCAATTCCAGTCTTGCGCTCTATTATTACCGGCTCTATCTGCAGCTTCCCGAGAAAGCGATAGAACAGGTCCTGGTGCTTTTCACGCTGATCATTATCGCAAGCATAATCGGCTGGAATCTTTTGAGCCGACGCTTTGAAAAAGTGCGTCTTCTGGCAGGCGGTGTGGGGCTTATGGGTTTATCCGGCTCCATCGCCTACCCTTTGATGCAGCCTCACGAGATGCAGGGACCTCTGGTCATGGCCGTGATTGGGGGGGTTCTTCTCGGTTCTGTTTTCCTTTTGGAGGTTATGGTAACTGACGCTGTGGATTATGGGGCCGTGCGGACGGGCAACGCGGATTACGGCAGCTACTTTGGTCTTTGGAAACTCGGGACCAAGATCGCGCGAGCGATTGCGATCGGGCTGTCTGGATTTCTATTGGAAGCGATCGGCTTTGTACCCGGTACGCCTCCCTCTTCAGAGACATTGCGTGGCCTTGCCATCCTGTTCGGGCCGGGCGTTGGCCTCTTTTTTATCGCCGGTGCCATCCTGGTTTTGTACTACCCTTTGCGGCAGGCTAAGGTCATTCAGCTACAGAGAATTCTGCAGAAACGCCGGTTTCGGATTTCGTAA